The following coding sequences lie in one Apium graveolens cultivar Ventura chromosome 3, ASM990537v1, whole genome shotgun sequence genomic window:
- the LOC141714217 gene encoding uncharacterized protein LOC141714217: MAKKTVAEAKSKAYEAMYNHLGTKEGQNGIYRLAKVRERRRRDLGFVKCINDVNGHVLVKDKDIRNRWHNYFRELFNEERIGVREIGADSESSFDFGVQPSMSRAEVKGALYKMGRGLEKAYNSVPREVIWESLVAKGVPWIYLRAIQEMYFQVRTCVRTPVGDTHYVPVGIGLHQGSSLSPFLFTVIMDVQTRWIQDSVPWCMLFADDIVIIKETRVAVNVTLERWMYILESNGLRVNRSKEYLWCNFSNQPNDVGVDVLMADQVLLPKDNFRYLGSVLHKEGGIDADVTHRIKSGWLKWRAATGVLCDRRVPSRVNYRVAIRPALLYGSECWALKKAQECRLEVAEMRMLRWICGHTILDRFSNGFFMNTLRVAPIAEKVREGQLRWFGHIRRRRVAAPVRGVEDLVVSASRRRRRPRRTWTDLLTLDLRALNLSADMTSDRRC, from the exons ATGGCTAAGAAGACAGTAGCGGAGGCAAAATCAAAGGCGTATGAGGCTATGTATAATCACCTTGGTACAAAAGAGGGTCAAAATGGTATTTATAGATTGGCGAAGGTTAGAGAAAGGAGGAGAAGAGATTTAGGTTTTGTTAAGTGTATAAATGATGTTAATGGACACGTGCTAGTGAAGGATAAGGATATTCGGAACAGATGGCATAACTATTTTAGGGAGTTATTTAATGAGGAGAGAATCGGTGTTAGGGAGATAGGAGCAGATAGTGAGTCTAGCTTTGACTTTGGTGTTCAGCCTTCTATGAGCAGAGCCGAAGTTAAGGGAGCATTATATAAGATGGGGAGAG GTTTGGAGAAAGCATATAATAGTGTTCCGCGTGAGGTAATTTGGGAAAGTTTGGTGGCTAAAGGGGTGCCATGGATATATTTGAGGGCGATACAAGAAATGTATTTTCAGGTAAGGACATGTGTTCGAACACCGGTTGGGGATACACATTATGTTCCGGTAGGAATAGGACTTCACCAAGGATCCTCACTAAGCCCATTTCTTTTCACAGTTATAATGGATGTTCAAACTAGGTGGATTCAGGATAGTGTACCTTGGTGTATGTTATTCGCAGATGATATAGTCATAATTAAGGAGACAAGGGTTGCAGTTAATGTAACATTAGAGCGATGGATGTATATATTGGAGTCTAATGGATTGCGGGTTAATCGGTCTAAGGAATATTTGTGGTGTAACTTTAGTAATCAACCGAATGATGTGGGGGTGGATGTTCTGATGGCCGATCAAGTACTGCTCCCCAAAGATAATTTCAGGTATTTGGGTTCTGTTTTGCATAAGGAAGGGGGGATAGATGCGGATGTTACACATCGTATCAAATCAGGATGGCTAAAATGGAGGGCTGCTACAGGAGTATTGTGTGATAGGAGGGTTCCTTCCAGAGTAAATTACAGGGTAGCGATCAGACCGGCCTTGTTATACGGGTCGGAGTGTTGGGCATTGAAAAAGGCTCAAGAGTGTAGGTTAGAGGTGGCGGAAATGAGAATGTTAAGGTGGATTTGTGGGCATACCATATTGGATAGATTTTCAAATGGGTTTTTCATGAATACTTTACGAGTTGCGCCTATTGCAGAAAAAGTGAGGGAAGGTCAACTGCGTTGGTTTGGGCATATTAGGCGAAGAAGGGTAGCTGCTCCAGTGCGCGGGGTGGAGGATTTAGTGGTATCGGCATCAAGAAGGAGAAGGAGGCCAAGGAGGACTTGGACTGATCTACTCACGTTGGACTTAAGGGCCCTAAACCTCAGTGCTGACATGACCTCGGATAGGAGATGTTAG